In one Corynebacterium bovis DSM 20582 = CIP 54.80 genomic region, the following are encoded:
- the glmS gene encoding glutamine--fructose-6-phosphate transaminase (isomerizing) — MCGIVGYVGDAQALDIGYDALARMEYRGYDSAGIAVIQQGTVEVEKRAGKLANLRERLDEVGRDHFTGTTCIGHTRWATHGRPTDVNAHPHVSFDGKAVIVHNGIIENFAPLRKELEAAGIELASETDSEVAAHLVALAYNDGPTAGDFEASALHVLRRLEGAFTLLFAHADHPEMIVAGRKSTPLIVGVGEGEMFLGSDVAAFIAQTKNAVELGQDNAVTITRDGYRIMDFSGEEVEGTPFTIDWDLEAAEKGGYDSFMMKEIFEQPAAIRDTLAGHYDSGRIILDEQRLSDEDLRQIEKVFVVACGSAYHSGLLAKYAIEHWVRIPVEIEVASEFRYRDPVLDQQTLVVAVSQSGETADTLEAVRHAKSQGARVLAVCNTNGSQIPRESDAVLYTHAGPEIGVASTKAFLAQVAANYIVGLALAQARGTKYPDEIEVIYSQLEEIPAKIEKVLELQDEVHALADELGAIPTMLFLGRHVGFPVALEGALKLKELAYIHAEGFAAGELKHGPIALIEDDLPVVVVVPSPEGRPVLHSKIVTNIQEIRARGARTIVIAEEGDEAVRPYAHTLLEIPKSSTLMQPLLSTVPLQFLSAEIARQCGNTDIDKPRNLAKSVTVE, encoded by the coding sequence ATGTGTGGAATTGTGGGATACGTTGGTGACGCCCAGGCCCTCGACATCGGATACGACGCGCTCGCGCGGATGGAGTACCGGGGCTACGACTCCGCCGGGATCGCGGTGATCCAGCAGGGCACCGTCGAGGTGGAGAAGCGCGCCGGCAAGCTCGCGAACCTCCGCGAACGGCTCGACGAGGTCGGCCGGGACCACTTCACGGGCACGACGTGCATCGGCCACACGCGGTGGGCGACCCACGGCCGCCCGACGGACGTCAACGCCCACCCCCACGTGTCCTTCGACGGCAAGGCCGTCATCGTGCACAACGGCATCATCGAGAACTTCGCCCCGCTGCGCAAGGAGCTCGAGGCCGCCGGCATCGAGCTGGCCAGTGAGACGGACTCCGAGGTCGCGGCGCACCTCGTCGCCCTCGCGTACAACGACGGCCCGACGGCCGGTGACTTCGAGGCGTCCGCGCTGCACGTCCTCCGCCGTCTCGAGGGCGCCTTCACCCTGCTGTTCGCGCACGCGGACCACCCGGAGATGATCGTGGCGGGCCGGAAGTCCACCCCGCTCATCGTCGGTGTCGGCGAGGGGGAGATGTTCCTCGGCTCGGATGTCGCGGCGTTCATCGCGCAGACGAAGAACGCGGTGGAGCTCGGCCAGGACAACGCGGTGACGATCACCCGCGACGGCTACCGCATCATGGACTTCAGCGGTGAGGAGGTCGAGGGCACCCCGTTCACGATCGACTGGGACCTCGAGGCCGCGGAGAAGGGCGGGTACGACTCCTTCATGATGAAGGAGATCTTCGAGCAGCCGGCCGCGATCCGGGACACTCTCGCCGGCCACTACGACAGCGGGCGGATCATCCTCGACGAGCAGCGGTTGTCGGATGAGGATCTGCGGCAGATCGAGAAGGTCTTCGTCGTCGCCTGTGGGTCGGCCTACCACTCGGGCCTGCTGGCGAAGTACGCGATCGAGCACTGGGTGCGCATCCCGGTGGAGATCGAGGTCGCGTCGGAGTTCCGCTACCGCGACCCGGTGCTGGACCAGCAGACGCTCGTCGTCGCGGTGTCCCAGTCGGGTGAGACGGCGGACACCCTGGAGGCGGTGCGGCACGCGAAGTCGCAGGGCGCGCGGGTGCTGGCGGTGTGCAACACGAACGGGTCGCAGATCCCGCGGGAGTCGGATGCGGTGCTGTATACGCATGCCGGCCCGGAGATCGGGGTGGCGTCGACGAAGGCGTTCCTGGCCCAGGTCGCGGCGAACTACATCGTCGGCCTGGCGTTGGCGCAGGCCCGGGGGACGAAGTACCCGGACGAGATCGAGGTGATCTACTCCCAGCTGGAGGAGATCCCCGCGAAGATCGAGAAGGTCCTGGAGCTCCAGGATGAGGTGCACGCCCTGGCGGACGAGCTCGGGGCGATCCCGACGATGCTCTTCCTCGGCCGGCACGTGGGCTTCCCGGTGGCGTTGGAGGGCGCGTTGAAGCTGAAGGAGCTCGCGTACATCCACGCTGAGGGGTTCGCGGCCGGTGAGTTGAAGCACGGTCCGATTGCGCTGATCGAGGATGATCTCCCGGTGGTCGTCGTCGTCCCCTCCCCGGAGGGCCGGCCGGTCCTGCACTCCAAGATCGTGACGAACATCCAGGAGATCCGCGCGCGTGGTGCGCGGACGATCGTCATCGCGGAGGAGGGGGACGAGGCGGTCCGTCCGTACGCGCACACGCTGCTGGAGATCCCGAAGTCGTCGACGTTGATGCAGCCGCTGCTGTCGACGGTGCCGTTGCAGTTCCTGTCGGCGGAGATCGCCCGGCAGTGCGGGAACACGGACATCGACAAGCCCCGGAACCTGGCGAAGTCGGTCACGGTGGAGTAG